In bacterium, the genomic stretch CGCCGTGACCGAACTTCAACCAATGGCTTCACATTATCCATTGCCGCTTTAAATACTTTCAATCCCGGCTCGTTCGTTCTCTGCTGAATGATTTCAAGAGCACGATAGAATATCCGCTCTGCAACACTCTTTTTTCCGCAGCGCATCAAATTATTGATAAATTTCGCTACCACGCGATTGTCAAATTTTAAGTCCGGAATAACTTCTCCGCGGGGTTTATATGGTTTTCTTGGCATAATCGGTTAACCTTAACTTTATTGATACTCGATTATAATTTTTTAGTTATCTATATATATCCGACTATAATCTATTGACATAAAAAAAGCAGTATGCTTACGTCCTTATTGCTTCTGGACTCTGGCTTCCTGCTTTTTGGTATCAGCCACTATTTTTTCGGTTTTTTCGTTCCGTACTTTGACCGACCCCGGTTTCGTCCCTCCACACCGGTAGCATCAAGGGTACCGCGAATTATATGGTAGCGGACACCGG encodes the following:
- the rpsG gene encoding 30S ribosomal protein S7, with protein sequence MPRKPYKPRGEVIPDLKFDNRVVAKFINNLMRCGKKSVAERIFYRALEIIQQRTNEPGLKVFKAAMDNVKPLVEVRSRRVGGATYQVPTEVRQNRKQALAIRWLIQYARERKGKPMEERLAEEIIDASKNQGGAIKKKEDTHKMAEANKAFAHFRW